From Phragmites australis chromosome 5, lpPhrAust1.1, whole genome shotgun sequence, a single genomic window includes:
- the LOC133919040 gene encoding mitochondrial fission protein ELM1-like isoform X2: protein MRPIRLPEPPSGGMETPEIFAGGGGGANVVRRAVLIDNGSPGSKNQCLGLARALGLADNLTLYRVTRPRGGINEWLHFLPISLHKFIDEVLRQFFRNTRFAPVVQGRKPFRVPNGGSVGLSSVLEADVKRIVVVARDTFEKEGPTLVVACGRDTISYSSLIRKLASDNVFVIQHPRSHLDRFDLVVTPRHDYYALTASGQQEVPRLFRRWITPQEPPGRNVVLTVGALHQADSAALRLAAIAWHDELAPLPKPLLIVNIGGPTRNCKYGVDLSRQLITSLYNVLDSCGSVRISFSMRTPQKVSDIIFKEFDGHPKIYIWDGEEPNPHMGHLAWADAFVITADSISMLSEACSTGKPVYVIGTEHCKWKFSAFHKALRERGVVRPFTGLEDISNSWSYPPLNDAIEVATRAREVIAERGWTVG, encoded by the exons ATGAGGCCGATCCGGCTTCCCGAGCCGCCGAGCGGCGGCATGGAGACGCCGGAGAtcttcgccggcggcggcggcggcgccaacGTCGTCCGCCGCGCCGTCCTCATCGACAACGGCTCCCCCGGCTCCAAGAACCAGTGCCTCGGCCTCGCCCGCGCCCTCGGTCTCGCTGACAACCTCACCCTCTAC CGTGTCACTAGGCCGAGAGGAGGGATCAACGAGTGGCTGCACTTTCTCCCCATTTCCCTACACAAGTTTATAGACGAAGTGCTCAGGCAGTTCTTTCGCAACACGAGGTTTGCGCCAGTGGTTCAGGGGAGGAAGCCGTTCCGTGTCCCAAATGGCGGATCAGTTGGGTTGTCTTCTGTTCTGGAAGCGGACGTCAAGAGGATCGTGGTGGTGGCTCGCGATACATTCGAGAA GGAAGGCCCAACATTAGTTGTCGCTTGTGGCCGGgataccatatcatattcaagCTTGATAAGGAAATTAGCTTCAGATAACGTATTTGTCATTCAG CACCCCAGGTCTCACCTTGATAGGTTTGATTTGGTGGTGACTCCTCGCCATGATTACTATGCTTTAACCGCAAGTGGACAGCAAGAAGTTCCACGTCTGTTCCGGAGATGGATTACTCCACAAGAACCACCTGGGAGGAATGTG GTACTTACTGTTGGGGCACTACACCAAGCTGATTCTGCTGCGCTACGTCTTGCTGCTATAGCCTGGCATGATGAACTTGCCCCTTTGCCTAAGCCATTGCTAATTGTCAACATTGGAGGACCCACAA GGAACTGTAAATATGGAGTAGACCTCTCCAGACAACTCATAACTTCTTTGTATAATGTGCTAGACAGCTGTGGGAGTGTCAGAATTTCATTCTCTATGAGAACACCACAAAAG GTTTCTGATAttatatttaaagaatttgATGGACATCCTAAGATCTATATTTGGGATGGTGAAG AACCTAACCCTCACATGGGGCATCTCGCATGGGCTGATGCTTTTGTCATAACAGCAGATTCAATTAGTATGCTAAGTGAGGCGTGTAGCACTGG GAAACCTGTTTATGTTATTGGGACCGAGCATTGCAAATGGAAATTTTCAGCTTTTCACAAGGCTCTACGGGAGCGAGGGGTTGTCCGCCCCTTCACTGGATTGGAAGAT ATTTCAAATAGCTGGAGCTACCCTCCCCTAAACGATGCTATTGAAGTAGCCACACGCGCTCGTGAAGTGATTGCAGAACGAGGGTGGACAGTAGGATGA
- the LOC133919040 gene encoding mitochondrial fission protein ELM1-like isoform X1 has protein sequence MRPIRLPEPPSGGMETPEIFAGGGGGANVVRRAVLIDNGSPGSKNQCLGLARALGLADNLTLYRVTRPRGGINEWLHFLPISLHKFIDEVLRQFFRNTRFAPVVQGRKPFRVPNGGSVGLSSVLEADVKRIVVVARDTFEKEGPTLVVACGRDTISYSSLIRKLASDNVFVIQIQHPRSHLDRFDLVVTPRHDYYALTASGQQEVPRLFRRWITPQEPPGRNVVLTVGALHQADSAALRLAAIAWHDELAPLPKPLLIVNIGGPTRNCKYGVDLSRQLITSLYNVLDSCGSVRISFSMRTPQKVSDIIFKEFDGHPKIYIWDGEEPNPHMGHLAWADAFVITADSISMLSEACSTGKPVYVIGTEHCKWKFSAFHKALRERGVVRPFTGLEDISNSWSYPPLNDAIEVATRAREVIAERGWTVG, from the exons ATGAGGCCGATCCGGCTTCCCGAGCCGCCGAGCGGCGGCATGGAGACGCCGGAGAtcttcgccggcggcggcggcggcgccaacGTCGTCCGCCGCGCCGTCCTCATCGACAACGGCTCCCCCGGCTCCAAGAACCAGTGCCTCGGCCTCGCCCGCGCCCTCGGTCTCGCTGACAACCTCACCCTCTAC CGTGTCACTAGGCCGAGAGGAGGGATCAACGAGTGGCTGCACTTTCTCCCCATTTCCCTACACAAGTTTATAGACGAAGTGCTCAGGCAGTTCTTTCGCAACACGAGGTTTGCGCCAGTGGTTCAGGGGAGGAAGCCGTTCCGTGTCCCAAATGGCGGATCAGTTGGGTTGTCTTCTGTTCTGGAAGCGGACGTCAAGAGGATCGTGGTGGTGGCTCGCGATACATTCGAGAA GGAAGGCCCAACATTAGTTGTCGCTTGTGGCCGGgataccatatcatattcaagCTTGATAAGGAAATTAGCTTCAGATAACGTATTTGTCATTCAG ATACAGCACCCCAGGTCTCACCTTGATAGGTTTGATTTGGTGGTGACTCCTCGCCATGATTACTATGCTTTAACCGCAAGTGGACAGCAAGAAGTTCCACGTCTGTTCCGGAGATGGATTACTCCACAAGAACCACCTGGGAGGAATGTG GTACTTACTGTTGGGGCACTACACCAAGCTGATTCTGCTGCGCTACGTCTTGCTGCTATAGCCTGGCATGATGAACTTGCCCCTTTGCCTAAGCCATTGCTAATTGTCAACATTGGAGGACCCACAA GGAACTGTAAATATGGAGTAGACCTCTCCAGACAACTCATAACTTCTTTGTATAATGTGCTAGACAGCTGTGGGAGTGTCAGAATTTCATTCTCTATGAGAACACCACAAAAG GTTTCTGATAttatatttaaagaatttgATGGACATCCTAAGATCTATATTTGGGATGGTGAAG AACCTAACCCTCACATGGGGCATCTCGCATGGGCTGATGCTTTTGTCATAACAGCAGATTCAATTAGTATGCTAAGTGAGGCGTGTAGCACTGG GAAACCTGTTTATGTTATTGGGACCGAGCATTGCAAATGGAAATTTTCAGCTTTTCACAAGGCTCTACGGGAGCGAGGGGTTGTCCGCCCCTTCACTGGATTGGAAGAT ATTTCAAATAGCTGGAGCTACCCTCCCCTAAACGATGCTATTGAAGTAGCCACACGCGCTCGTGAAGTGATTGCAGAACGAGGGTGGACAGTAGGATGA